One Spodoptera frugiperda isolate SF20-4 chromosome 10, AGI-APGP_CSIRO_Sfru_2.0, whole genome shotgun sequence genomic region harbors:
- the LOC118277121 gene encoding 26S proteasome regulatory subunit 8 encodes MTLTKMEVDSGKGEGFRPYYITKIEELQLIVAEKSQNLRRLQAQRNELNAKVRMLREELQLLQEQGSYVGEVVKPMDKKKVLVKVHPEGKFVVDLDKNVDINDVTANCRVALRNESYTLHKILPNKVDPLVSLMMVEKVPDSTYEMVGGLDKQIKEIKEVIELPVKHPELFDALGIAQPKGVLLYGPPGTGKTLLARAVAHHTECTFIRVSGSELVQKFIGEGSRMVRELFVMAREHAPSIIFMDEIDSIGSSRIESGSGGDSEVQRTMLELLNQLDGFEATKNIKVIMATNRIDILDPALLRPGRIDRKIEFPPPNEEARLDILKIHSRKMNLTRGINLRKIAELMPGASGAEVKGVCTEAGMYALRERRVHVTQEDFEMAVAKVMQKDSEKNMSIKKLWK; translated from the coding sequence ATGACTCTCACTAAAATGGAGGTGGACTCTGGTAAGGGTGAAGGGTTTCGCCCTTACTACATTACGAAGATTGAAGAGCTTCAACTGATTGTTGCTGAGAAGTCTCAGAATCTTCGTCGTCTGCAAGCCCAGCGTAATGAACTTAACGCCAAAGTTCGTATGTTGCGCGAGGAGCTCCAGCTCTTGCAAGAACAGGGCTCATATGTGGGCGAAGTCGTCAAACCTATGGACAAGAAGAAGGTTCTAGTGAAAGTGCACCCTGAAGGTAAATTCGTGGTAGACTTGGACAAGAATGTAGACATCAACGACGTTACAGCTAACTGCCGAGTCGCGCTGCGTAATGAAAGCTACACTCTTCACAAAATCCTGCCAAACAAAGTAGATCCTCTTGTGTCACTTATGATGGTGGAGAAGGTTCCTGATTCCACTTACGAGATGGTGGGAGGTCTAGACAAACAGATCAAGGAGATCAAAGAGGTTATTGAGCTGCCCGTGAAACATCCAGAGTTGTTTGATGCTCTAGGTATTGCTCAACCTAAGGGTGTGTTGTTGTATGGACCACCAGGTACTGGTAAGACGCTGCTGGCCCGTGCCGTCGCCCACCACACCGAGTGCACCTTCATCCGTGTCTCAGGTTCTGAGTTAGTACAGAAATTCATTGGTGAGGGCAGTCGTATGGTCCGAGAGCTTTTCGTTATGGCCCGTGAACATGCTCCCTCTATCATTTTCATGGACGAAATCGACTCCATTGGTTCATCTCGTATTGAGTCAGGCAGTGGTGGAGACTCTGAAGTACAAAGAACTATGTTGGAGTTGCTGAACCAGCTTGACGGGTTTGAGGCAACAAAGAACATTAAGGTTATTATGGCTACCAATAGGATTGACATTTTGGATCCTGCCCTGCTTAGACCTGGTCGTATTGACAGGAAGATTGAGTTCCCCCCACCAAACGAGGAGGCTCGTCTTGACATCTTGAAAATTCACTCTAGGAAGATGAATCTGACCAGAGGTATTAATCTACGTAAGATTGCGGAGCTGATGCCTGGTGCATCTGGTGCTGAGGTCAAGGGTGTTTGTACTGAGGCTGGCATGTATGCTCTCCGTGAGCGCAGAGTCCACGTCACCCAGGAGGACTTCGAGATGGCTGTAGCTAAGGTCATGCAGAAGGACTCGGAGAAGAATATGTCTATCAAGAAACTctggaaataa
- the LOC118277114 gene encoding trifunctional enzyme subunit beta, mitochondrial, whose protein sequence is MASQISKTLLKVSHVSSTAKFDTARRALSVGAALHQKRNSLPDRTGKNVVLVDGVRTPFLVSFTDYAKMMPHELARHSLLGLLQKTGISKDIIDYIVYGTVIQEVKTSNIGREAALAAGFSDKTPAHTVTMACISSNQAITTGVGMIAAGAYDIIVAGGVEFMSDVPIRHSRKMRSLLLRLNRAKTPAQRLSLIASIRPDFFAPELPAVAEFSSGETMGHSADRLAAAFGASRQEQDDYALRSHKLAAEAQQKGYFTDLIPVKVDGKDGVVDKDNGIRVSTPEQLAKLKPAFIKPHGTVTAANASFLTDGASACLVMSEAKAKELGLKPKAYLRDFTYVAQDPVDQLLLGPAYGIPKILEKAGLKMSDIDTWEIHEAFAGQILANLKAMDSDWFAQTYLGRQTKVGAPDLDKWNKWGGSLSIGHPFAATGVRLAMHTAHRLVREDGQFGVISACAAGGQGVAMILERHPDATCN, encoded by the exons ATGGCATCTCAAATATCAAAAACTTTATTGAAAGTATCCCACGTTAGCTCTACGGCTAAATTCG ACACTGCCAGGAGGGCTCTCAGTGTAGGAGCAGCTTTGCACCAGAAGAGGAACTCCCTGCCAGACCGCACAGGCAAGAATGTGGTCCTTGTGGACGGAGTACGGACTCCATTCTTGGTATCCTTCACTGATTATGCCAAGATGATGCCTCATGAACTCGCCAGACATTCCTTGTT GGGTCTTCTCCAAAAGACGGGTATCTCGAAAGATATCATCGACTACATCGTGTACGGTACCGTGATCCAGGAGGTGAAGACTTCCAACATCGGCCGCGAGGCGGCGCTGGCTGCCGGCTTCAGCGACAAGACTCCTGCGCACACCGTCACCATGGCCTGCATCTCTTCCAACCAGGCTATTACTACTG GCGTGGGTATGATAGCGGCTGGTGCCTATGACATCATAGTGGCGGGTGGCGTGGAGTTCATGTCGGACGTGCCCATCCGCCACTCGCGCAAGATGCGCTCCCTGCTGCTGCGCCTCAACCGCGCCAAGACTCCCGCGCAGCGACTCTCCCTCATTGCCTCTATTAGACCTGATTTCTTCGCGCCTGag TTACCAGCCGTAGCAGAGTTCTCGTCGGGCGAGACGATGGGCCACAGCGCGGACCGGCTGGCGGCCGCCTTCGGAGCCTCGCGCCAGGAACAGGACGACTACGCCCTCCGCTCGCATAAACTCGCCGCTGAAGCACAGCAGAAGGGATACTTCACTGATCTGATCCCCGTTAAAG TTGACGGCAAGGACGGCGTGGTGGACAAGGACAACGGCATCCGCGTGTCGACGCCGGAGCAGCTGGCCAAGCTGAAGCCCGCCTTCATCAAGCCGCACGGCACCGTCACCGCTGCCAACGCTTCCTTCTTG ACTGACGGCGCGTCGGCTTGCCTGGTGATGTCGGAGGCGAAGGCCAAGGAGCTCGGCCTCAAGCCCAAGGCGTACCTGCGTGACTTCACCTACGTCGCTCAG GATCCCGTTGACCAGCTGTTGTTGGGACCCGCGTACGGTATCCCCAAGATCTTGGAGAAGGCTGGACTCAAGATGAGCGACATCGACACCTGGGAGATCCACGAGGCTTTCGCT GGTCAAATCCTGGCCAACTTGAAGGCCATGGACTCCGATTGGTTCGCGCAGACCTATCTTGGCCGTCAGACTAAG GTGGGTGCTCCCGACCTTGACAAGTGGAACAAGTGGGGCGGCTCGCTCTCTATCGGACATCCTTTCGCTGCCACTGGG GTCCGTCTCGCTATGCACACTGCCCACCGTCTGGTACGTGAAGACGGTCAGTTCGGTGTGATCTCTGCCTGCGCCGCTGGCGGACAGGGAGTCGCCATGATTCTCGAGAGACACCCCGACGCCACTTGCAACTAA